The Spirochaetota bacterium genome includes a window with the following:
- the fliG gene encoding flagellar motor switch protein FliG produces the protein MGDTEKATKDKKSEVQQAISQQKKDKKQAKALTGRRKAAIFLITVGPEVSAEIFKHLKEDEIEELTFEIARTDKVEPDEREKVLAEFQELMMAQEFIALGGVDYAREVLERALGTQRAIDIINRLTSSLQVKPFDFVRRADPQHLVNFIQGEHPQVIALILSYLDPKKAATILSSLPEEIQPDIAKRIALMDRTTPDVLREVERILERKLSTLASEDYTQAGGIDAIVQILNNSDRTTEKNIIEALEEDNPDLAEEIKKRMFVFEDIVLLDDRSIQKVLRHVDQQDLAKALKHTDPEVQEKIFRNMSKRASQMLKEDMEYMGPVRLKDVEEAQQKIVNMIRKLEEQGEIIISRSPEDEIIV, from the coding sequence ATGGGAGATACAGAGAAGGCAACAAAGGATAAAAAGTCAGAAGTTCAGCAGGCAATATCTCAACAGAAGAAGGATAAGAAACAGGCAAAAGCACTCACAGGTAGAAGAAAGGCTGCTATCTTCCTTATAACAGTAGGACCTGAAGTATCCGCAGAAATATTCAAACACCTCAAGGAAGATGAGATAGAGGAGCTTACATTTGAGATAGCAAGGACAGACAAAGTAGAACCTGACGAAAGGGAGAAGGTCCTAGCAGAGTTCCAAGAACTTATGATGGCACAGGAGTTTATAGCACTCGGCGGTGTGGATTATGCAAGAGAAGTCCTTGAAAGAGCACTTGGAACGCAGAGAGCAATAGACATAATAAATAGACTCACATCATCACTACAGGTCAAACCATTTGACTTCGTAAGAAGAGCAGACCCACAGCACCTCGTGAACTTCATACAAGGCGAACACCCTCAAGTTATAGCCTTGATATTATCCTACCTTGACCCTAAAAAAGCAGCAACCATACTATCATCGCTACCAGAAGAGATACAACCTGACATCGCTAAAAGAATCGCGCTTATGGATAGAACTACACCAGATGTCTTGAGAGAGGTTGAGAGAATACTTGAAAGAAAATTATCAACACTAGCAAGTGAAGATTACACGCAGGCAGGTGGTATAGATGCTATTGTCCAGATACTCAATAACTCCGACAGAACTACTGAAAAGAATATCATAGAAGCACTTGAGGAAGATAATCCTGACCTTGCAGAAGAGATAAAGAAAAGAATGTTTGTCTTTGAGGATATAGTTCTCCTTGATGATAGATCCATACAGAAGGTATTGAGACACGTTGATCAACAGGACCTCGCTAAAGCACTTAAGCATACTGACCCAGAAGTCCAAGAGAAAATCTTCAGAAATATGAGTAAAAGAGCATCGCAGATGTTGAAAGAGGATATGGAGTATATGGGACCTGTGAGGTTGAAAGATGTTGAAGAAGCACAACAGAAAATAGTTAATATGATAAGAAAGTTAGAGGAGCAAGGAGAGATAATAATCTCAAGGTCTCCAGAAGACGAAATAATCGTCTAG